The DNA region GGCCGATCAGCGTGGGCGCCCAGAGAGCGAAGACGCAGAGGGCGGCCAGGCCGTCCGAGCCGGTCAGGTCCTTCACCCAGATCCCGGACACCAGCCACATCGCCGACGAGCCGAACCCGGAGACCACGACTCCGCCGAGGTACAGACCCGCGTTGCGGTCTCTGAGGACGCGGGTCACCGCCCACGTCTGTGTCCATGTCGTCATGCCTGGTCATCGTGGGCCTAAGGCCCTGGGCCGGGCATCGGGCAGGTGCCCTACTCGGGGCGTCGGGGAAGGGGCAGCGGGGTCGTCGGGATGAGGAGAGGCCCCGGTGGGCTCCCCGCCCGGTTCGGCTGGTGAGGATGTTCAGACGGTGAGGACGATCTTGCCCCGGGGGTGGCCCTTCTCCAGGTGGCGGATGGCGTCGGCCGCCTCGGCGAGGGGGTAGACGCGGTCGATGGGCGGGGTGAGCTTGTCCTGCTCGGCGAGGTCCTTGAGGGCGAGCAGGTCCTCGCGGCGCGCGACCGAGATGAGGTTGCCGAGGTTCTGGCCGGTGAACGGCGAGAGCATGACGGCCCGCAGGCCGCGGCTCATACCGCCGAAGAAGCTGGTTCCTCCTTCGCCGCCGACGATGACGAGGGTGCCGCGCGGAGTGAGGGCGCGGCGGAGGAGGGGCAGGGGGCGAAGGCCCGCGTTGTCGACGATGACGTCGTAGCGGTGCGGGCCGTCGGTGATGTCCCCGCGGGTGTAGTCGATGACGTGCGAGGCGCCCTGGGAACGTACGAAGTCGGCGCCGGTGGGGCCGCAGACGCCGGTGACCTCGGCGCCGTACATCGCGGCGAGCTGGACGGCGTAGCAGCCGACGCCGCCGGAGGCGCCGATGACGAGGACCTTCTGGCCCGGCTTCGGACGGCCCTTGCCGCTGAGGGCCTGGAGGGCGGTCATGCCGGAGACGGGGAGGGCGACGGCCTGTTCGAAGGTGAGGTTGGCCGGTTTGAGGGCGATCTTCGCGGCCTTGGCGCGCGCGTACTGGGCGAACGAGCCCTCGCAGTTGCCGAAGACCTCGTCGCCCGGCTTGAACTCGATCACCTTCGCCCCGACGGCCTCGACCCGTCCCGCGCCGTCCCAGCCGCGTACCGGGTTCTTGGGCTTACGGAGTCCCAGGGCGACGCGGGCCACATAGGGCCGGCCCGTCATGAGGTGCCACACCTCGGGGCCGACACCGGCCGCGCGCACCTCGACGAGCACCTCGTCGTCGCCGGGAACGGGGCGGTCGATGTCGCGCAGTTCCAGGAGGTCCGCTGATCCGTAGGCATCCTGAACGATCGCCTTCATGGCGTGGCTCCCCTTCGCGGTCCCCGGCACCGGGTATCCCGGTTGCACCGAGCATCTCGGTGGCTCGAACGCCTGACCAGACTCCTGAGCACGATCTTGGGGCGCGGGAGCGATGAGTTTTCGTACGGCCGACGGTCTACCCCCCGAAGACCCCCTGACGAGAGGAGCCCGGCATGGGCGACGGCGGCACCACCCCCACCACCCTTGACCTGGGGCCGCAGGCCCTGATCGTGGCACGCCTCGCGGAGGAGGTGGGCGAGGAGCAGCTGGACGCCGTGACGCCGTGTCCGGAGTACGCCGTACGTCATCTGCTCGGGCATCTGCTCGGGCTGTCCACGGCCTTCCGGGACGCCGGGCGCAAGGACCTCGGGGCCACGACCGACACCGCCCCCACCTCCCGACGGCCGGACGTGGAGCCCGGCTGGCGAGCCGAACTGCCCAAGGTGCTCGGCGAGTTGGCCGAGGCGTGGCGCGATCCGGCCGCCTGGACGGGCGAGACCCGGGCGGGCGGTGTGGACCTGCCCGGTGAGGTCGCGGGTGTCGTCGCCGCCGACGAACTCGTCGTACACGGCTGGGACCTGGCCCGGGCGACCGGCCAGCCGTACGCCCCCGACGCGGCCGCCCTGCACGCGGCGTACGAGATGCTCGCGGCCTCGGTGGACGATCCGTCGCGGGGGACCATCTTCGGGCCGGTCGTGCCCGTGCCGGAGGGGGCGCCCCTGCTGGACCGGGTGATCGGGCTGAGCGGCCGGGACCCGGGGTGGGCGCCCGTCGGCTGACAGAGCACGGTCCCGGCCGGTGTCTTCGCCGGGTTGCAGTGGCACATGGATGTGGCGAGGCTCGTGGTGGGCCGGAGCCTCGTGTGCGGCGGGCTCACCCCCGCAGCGCGCGAGGCCGGCATCCCCTCGGCATCGCGAGGGCGAACGGGTTCGCCTGTCTTCCGAGGGCGCCGGCGCGGCATCGAGCCCCGGCATCGCTCGGCCTTCTTTTCCCAGAAGTCTCGAACTTCTTTTGTCAGAAGCGTTGACGAAACACAGGGGCGCTCCTACTTTCATCGCGTCGTACTTCGTACGTCATATATGAGACGCGATACGTGAGATCAGATACGCGAGCCCTCGATCCCTGAGGACTCCGTTACCCCGAGAGGCGCGCATGACCTCTGTGCCCACGCCGATCCCCTCCCGCACGCAGTTCGTGCTGGAAGGGATCAAACACCGCATCCTCACCGGGCAGTTGACCCCGGGGCAGGCTTTGGTCGAGACCGAGCTCGCCGCACAGTTCGGGGTGTCCAAGACCCCGGTGCGCGAGGCGCTCAAGACCCTGGCCGGCACCGGACTCGTCGTGATGAACCAGTACAAGGGCGTCACGGTGCGCATGGTGGACGCGGACATGGCGCGCGAGGTGTACGACGTGCGGCTGCTCCTGGAGCCGGAGGCGCTGCGGCGCTCCGTCCAGCGCGGCTCCTCCCTCGACACGGCGCGCGAGGCGCTCGAACGCGCCGACGCCGCCACCGACACCGCCCAACGCTCCCTCGCCAACCGGGAGTTCCACCGCTCCCTCTACGTCCGCTGCGGCAACCCGCTGCTCGGCCGGAT from Streptomyces sp. NBC_00258 includes:
- a CDS encoding NAD(P)-dependent alcohol dehydrogenase — its product is MKAIVQDAYGSADLLELRDIDRPVPGDDEVLVEVRAAGVGPEVWHLMTGRPYVARVALGLRKPKNPVRGWDGAGRVEAVGAKVIEFKPGDEVFGNCEGSFAQYARAKAAKIALKPANLTFEQAVALPVSGMTALQALSGKGRPKPGQKVLVIGASGGVGCYAVQLAAMYGAEVTGVCGPTGADFVRSQGASHVIDYTRGDITDGPHRYDVIVDNAGLRPLPLLRRALTPRGTLVIVGGEGGTSFFGGMSRGLRAVMLSPFTGQNLGNLISVARREDLLALKDLAEQDKLTPPIDRVYPLAEAADAIRHLEKGHPRGKIVLTV
- a CDS encoding TIGR03086 family metal-binding protein produces the protein MGDGGTTPTTLDLGPQALIVARLAEEVGEEQLDAVTPCPEYAVRHLLGHLLGLSTAFRDAGRKDLGATTDTAPTSRRPDVEPGWRAELPKVLGELAEAWRDPAAWTGETRAGGVDLPGEVAGVVAADELVVHGWDLARATGQPYAPDAAALHAAYEMLAASVDDPSRGTIFGPVVPVPEGAPLLDRVIGLSGRDPGWAPVG
- a CDS encoding GntR family transcriptional regulator, with amino-acid sequence MTSVPTPIPSRTQFVLEGIKHRILTGQLTPGQALVETELAAQFGVSKTPVREALKTLAGTGLVVMNQYKGVTVRMVDADMAREVYDVRLLLEPEALRRSVQRGSSLDTAREALERADAATDTAQRSLANREFHRSLYVRCGNPLLGRMLDEVRDQAALVSAVAWAANPSWEREATEHREILRLALDGDSDGAARALHSHIASFVQRAFPEAQGKGEQE